From the genome of Agrobacterium tumefaciens:
ATTTCCCCGTCGCCGTCTGGTCCTGGAATGCTGCACTCGCCATTGTCTGCGGCAATCCAGTGGTCTGGAAGCCTTCGGAAAAAACCCCGCTGACGGCGCTCGCCGTTCAGGGGATCTTCGAACGCGCCGCTGCACGCTTCGGCGATGCGCCTGCCGGCTTGTCTCAGCTTCTGATCGGCGACCGTACGGTTGGCGAAGCCCTCGTTGATAATCCGAAGGTACCGCTGGTTTCCGCTACGGGCTCGACCCGTATGGGTCGCGACGTCGGTCCGCGTCTGGCAAAGCGCTTTGCCCGCGGCATTCTCGAACTTGGCGGTAACAATGGCGGCATCGTTTGCCCATCGGCCGACCTCGACATGGCTTTACGCGCTATCGCATTTGGTGCCATGGGTACCGCTGGTCAACGCTGCACAACGCTGCGCCGCCTCTTCGTGCATGACAGCGTCTACGATCAGCTCGTACCGCGTTTGAAGAAGGCTTACGCATCCGTTTCTGTCGGCAATCCACTTGAGACCTCTTCTTTGGTCGGCCCGCTGGTCGACAAGGCTGCTTTCGATGGCATGCAGAAAGCTCTGGAAGAGGCAAAATCACATGGCGGCGCTGTGCATGGCGGCGATCGTGTCGATACGGGCGCGCCTAACGCCTATTACGTCAAGCCCGCGCTGGTCGAAATGCCAAAGCAGGATGGGCCGGTTCTGGAAGAAACCTTCGCCCCGATCCTTTACGTCATGAAATACAGCGATTTCGATCAGGCAATCGACGCGCACAATGCGGTCGCTGCCGGTCTCTCGTCCTCGATCTTCACGCGTGACATGCAGGAATCGGAACGGTTCCTGTCGTCGGAAGGGTCAGATTGCGGCATCGCCAATGTCAACATCGGCACTTCGGGCGCCGAAATCGGCGGTGCCTTCGGTGGCGAAAAAGAAACGGGCGGCGGGCGCGAATCCGGAT
Proteins encoded in this window:
- a CDS encoding aldehyde dehydrogenase family protein — protein: MTNTVDVRKETAALLGKLGVQADLYTGGDMPSYSPVTGETIAELKTVSANEVGAIVEKADAAFKIWRNVPAPRRGELIRLLGEELRANKTELGRLVSIEAGKIPSEGLGEVQEMIDICDFAVGLSRQLYGLTIATERPGHRMMETWHPLGVVGVISAFNFPVAVWSWNAALAIVCGNPVVWKPSEKTPLTALAVQGIFERAAARFGDAPAGLSQLLIGDRTVGEALVDNPKVPLVSATGSTRMGRDVGPRLAKRFARGILELGGNNGGIVCPSADLDMALRAIAFGAMGTAGQRCTTLRRLFVHDSVYDQLVPRLKKAYASVSVGNPLETSSLVGPLVDKAAFDGMQKALEEAKSHGGAVHGGDRVDTGAPNAYYVKPALVEMPKQDGPVLEETFAPILYVMKYSDFDQAIDAHNAVAAGLSSSIFTRDMQESERFLSSEGSDCGIANVNIGTSGAEIGGAFGGEKETGGGRESGSDAWKAYMRRATNTVNYSKALPLAQGVSFDIE